A region from the Cryptosporangium arvum DSM 44712 genome encodes:
- a CDS encoding ABC transporter ATP-binding protein: MIATLLRVLGPVYARPVRRTIALMTVTAVAEGLSYALLVPVLRALLGPEPATARPALVAFGAAVGAYAILRYRSDRAGFRVGTTLLRGVYHRLGDHLARLPLGWYGAGRVGEVSTMAGRGVFRAMSVIAHLLGPFLSACVTPLTIVVVLLAFDWRLGSAALLAAPLVASAQVWAARAAAGTDADRAERDRDATDQVVEYLQAQPVLRTGGRTAERFARLDDALTGIERASRRSTRAALPGIVGAALSVQATFTALLVLGAYLALNGDVGAAELLAALVLAARCADPLLALSDLSGALRAARSELDRLDALLQTAPLPEPAHPEEPRGYGLEFDGVVFRHARVSFTAAPGQRLAIVGPSGAGKTTVLQLLARFHDVDAGAVRIGGVDVRAIGTDALLDRIAIVFQDVYLFDGTIEENVRLGRPGATDADLRAAATAAQLDEVIARLPEGWASPVGEGGALLSGGERQRVSIARALLKDAPVVLLDEVTSALDPANAAAVHEGVERLMAGRTVVVVTHHLETARTADHIVFLENGCVVEEGSHASLVERGGRYAGFWNSVLVRDQP; this comes from the coding sequence GTGATCGCGACCCTGCTGCGGGTGCTGGGGCCGGTGTACGCACGGCCGGTACGCCGCACGATCGCGCTGATGACCGTGACCGCTGTCGCCGAGGGCCTCTCCTACGCCCTCCTCGTGCCGGTCCTGCGCGCCCTGCTCGGCCCCGAGCCCGCCACCGCCCGGCCCGCGCTCGTCGCGTTCGGTGCCGCCGTCGGCGCCTACGCGATCCTGCGCTACCGCAGTGACCGGGCCGGCTTCCGTGTCGGCACCACGCTGCTCCGGGGTGTCTACCACCGGCTCGGTGACCACCTCGCGCGGCTGCCCCTCGGCTGGTACGGCGCCGGGCGCGTCGGCGAGGTGTCCACGATGGCCGGCCGGGGTGTGTTCCGCGCGATGAGCGTGATCGCGCACCTCCTCGGCCCGTTCCTGTCGGCCTGCGTCACGCCGCTGACGATCGTCGTCGTCCTGCTGGCCTTCGACTGGCGGTTGGGGTCGGCCGCGCTGCTCGCGGCGCCGCTCGTGGCGTCGGCACAGGTCTGGGCCGCACGGGCCGCGGCGGGCACCGACGCCGACCGCGCGGAGCGCGACCGGGACGCGACCGACCAGGTGGTCGAGTACCTGCAGGCCCAGCCGGTGCTGCGTACCGGAGGGCGGACCGCCGAACGCTTCGCCCGGCTCGACGACGCGCTGACCGGGATCGAGCGTGCCTCCCGCCGCTCCACCCGGGCCGCGCTGCCCGGCATCGTCGGCGCCGCGCTCAGCGTGCAGGCGACGTTCACCGCGCTCCTCGTGCTCGGCGCGTACCTGGCGCTGAACGGGGACGTCGGCGCGGCCGAGCTGCTCGCGGCCCTGGTGCTCGCGGCGCGGTGCGCGGACCCGTTGCTCGCGCTGTCGGACCTGTCCGGCGCGCTGCGCGCCGCCCGGTCCGAGCTGGACCGCCTGGACGCCCTGCTGCAGACGGCGCCGCTGCCCGAACCGGCCCACCCCGAGGAACCGCGGGGGTACGGCCTGGAGTTCGACGGCGTCGTCTTCCGGCACGCGCGGGTGTCGTTCACCGCCGCGCCGGGGCAGCGGCTGGCGATCGTCGGCCCGTCCGGCGCCGGCAAGACCACGGTGCTGCAGCTGCTCGCCCGCTTCCACGACGTGGACGCCGGCGCGGTCCGGATCGGTGGGGTGGACGTCCGCGCGATCGGCACGGACGCGCTCCTGGACCGGATCGCGATCGTCTTCCAGGACGTCTACCTGTTCGACGGCACGATCGAGGAGAACGTGCGGCTCGGCCGCCCCGGCGCCACCGACGCGGACCTCCGCGCGGCGGCGACCGCGGCGCAGCTCGACGAGGTGATCGCGCGGCTCCCCGAGGGCTGGGCGAGCCCGGTGGGGGAGGGCGGCGCGCTGCTGTCGGGCGGGGAGCGCCAGCGGGTGTCGATCGCGCGGGCGCTGCTCAAGGACGCGCCGGTCGTCCTGCTCGACGAGGTGACCTCCGCGCTGGACCCGGCCAACGCGGCGGCCGTGCACGAGGGCGTCGAGCGGCTCATGGCCGGGCGCACCGTCGTCGTGGTGACGCACCACCTGGAGACCGCGCGCACCGCCGACCACATCGTGTTCCTGGAGAACGGCTGCGTCGTGGAGGAAGGCAGCCACGCGAGCCTGGTCGAACGCGGCGGACGGTACGCGGGGTTCTGGAACTCCGTTCTAGTGCGTGATCAGCCGTGA
- a CDS encoding alpha/beta hydrolase, with protein MSDKAPLRARLVLRDTVEWDALTDAQVIAARGKINRLRASRVARVVTGRPDRGAWTADETIDLPGRRLRLRVHRGSGGRLPLHRSSGGRLPLHRGSGGRLPLVLSFHGGGFILGTPAQNDWLNSYLAARLPAVVVSVAYRLAPEHPLPAAVDDGYDTLVGLVADADRWGIDPGAVATFGESAGGTLAALVALRAGRPALRAQVLAYPSVDWTEKMADYPSVAANTGQPGLSVSEWLAARRLAVPRALDPRDVSPVKAPDVSASPPTLVVTGTLDPAGDHGSAYAERLRAEGVNARVARFPRAIHGFLSMPGLIPSARPARDEVLTFLRGALR; from the coding sequence ATGAGTGACAAGGCTCCGCTGCGTGCCCGATTGGTCCTGCGGGACACCGTCGAGTGGGACGCGCTCACCGACGCGCAGGTGATCGCGGCCCGCGGGAAGATCAACCGGCTGCGGGCGTCCCGGGTGGCGCGGGTGGTCACCGGGCGGCCCGACCGCGGGGCATGGACGGCGGACGAGACGATCGACTTACCGGGACGCCGGCTGCGGCTGCGGGTGCACCGCGGCTCCGGCGGGCGTCTGCCGCTGCACCGCAGCTCCGGCGGGCGCCTGCCGCTGCACCGCGGCTCCGGCGGGCGTCTGCCGCTGGTCCTGTCGTTCCACGGTGGCGGGTTCATCCTCGGGACCCCGGCCCAGAACGACTGGCTGAACAGCTACCTCGCGGCCCGTCTCCCGGCGGTGGTGGTGTCGGTCGCGTACCGGCTCGCCCCCGAGCACCCGCTCCCGGCCGCGGTGGACGACGGGTACGACACGCTCGTCGGTCTCGTGGCGGACGCCGACCGGTGGGGGATCGATCCGGGCGCGGTCGCGACGTTCGGCGAGAGCGCCGGGGGCACGCTGGCCGCGCTCGTCGCGTTGCGTGCGGGCCGGCCGGCGCTGCGGGCGCAGGTGCTGGCCTATCCGAGCGTCGACTGGACCGAGAAGATGGCCGACTACCCGTCGGTCGCGGCGAACACCGGGCAGCCCGGGCTGTCGGTGTCCGAGTGGCTCGCCGCCCGCCGGCTCGCGGTGCCGCGCGCGCTGGATCCGCGTGACGTCTCGCCGGTGAAGGCGCCGGACGTGTCCGCCTCGCCGCCGACGCTCGTCGTCACCGGCACGCTCGACCCCGCCGGTGACCACGGGTCGGCCTACGCCGAGCGGCTGCGTGCCGAGGGGGTCAACGCCCGCGTCGCGCGCTTCCCCCGGGCGATTCACGGGTTCCTGAGCATGCCGGGTCTGATCCCGTCGGCCCGCCCCGCCCGCGACGAGGTGCTGACGTTCCTGCGTGGAGCACTGCGATGA
- a CDS encoding TetR/AcrR family transcriptional regulator has product MTISAGRPRAELHATVFAATLRTVHELGYAGATMDRIAVASSTAKTTLYRRWPSKGALVVDCLLDAFGPVPLPDTTGDKTSQAPRPDATRDKTDPLQGPTPAKADPLQGVARDEVVASAIRWIAGKIGEPGVGAAFAGVFSDAITDPALREILSTRFQDPYRIALQDALGEPEHRVLLLIDVVTGTLLHRMGMTGRPMAGDDVEALVAMVLRTVG; this is encoded by the coding sequence GTGACGATCTCCGCCGGGCGCCCCCGCGCCGAGCTGCACGCCACCGTCTTCGCCGCGACGCTGCGGACGGTGCACGAGCTGGGCTACGCGGGCGCGACGATGGACCGCATCGCGGTGGCGTCGTCCACCGCCAAGACCACGCTCTACCGGCGCTGGCCGTCCAAGGGCGCGCTCGTCGTCGACTGCCTGCTCGACGCGTTCGGCCCGGTACCCCTCCCGGACACGACCGGAGACAAAACAAGCCAGGCCCCCCGGCCCGACGCGACCCGCGACAAGACCGACCCGCTCCAAGGCCCCACCCCCGCCAAAGCCGACCCGCTCCAGGGCGTCGCCCGCGACGAGGTCGTGGCGTCGGCGATCCGCTGGATCGCCGGCAAGATCGGCGAACCCGGCGTCGGCGCGGCGTTCGCGGGTGTGTTCAGTGACGCGATCACCGACCCCGCCCTGCGCGAGATCCTGTCGACCCGCTTCCAGGACCCGTACCGGATCGCCCTGCAGGACGCGCTCGGCGAGCCCGAGCACCGCGTGCTGCTGCTCATCGACGTCGTCACCGGCACCCTGCTGCACCGCATGGGGATGACCGGCCGGCCGATGGCCGGCGACGACGTCGAAGCCCTGGTCGCAATGGTGCTGCGCACCGTCGGCTGA
- a CDS encoding SDR family NAD(P)-dependent oxidoreductase, with amino-acid sequence MTNTVVVVGAGPGLGLALARRFGAEGHPVGLIARDGARLESDAATLRAAGIRATACPADVRDEAGLRAALDTAGPVGVLIWAIGPGSAPITPAGEVTSERAFAQVALHVGGAVTAVGHVLPGMLARGAGTVLITTGASSVVPVPVLGDVGIAMAGLRNWALGLRAAVAGRGVHVATVTIATLLAAGHPVGDPDAVASRFLALARAPERAEEVVGDLDEVRRLVG; translated from the coding sequence GTGACGAACACAGTGGTGGTCGTAGGAGCCGGGCCCGGGCTCGGGCTGGCGTTGGCGCGGCGGTTCGGTGCGGAGGGGCACCCGGTCGGGCTGATCGCCCGCGACGGCGCGCGTCTGGAGTCGGACGCGGCGACGCTGCGGGCAGCGGGGATACGTGCCACCGCCTGCCCGGCCGACGTCCGCGACGAGGCCGGGCTGCGTGCGGCGCTGGACACCGCCGGGCCGGTCGGCGTGCTGATCTGGGCGATCGGGCCGGGTTCGGCGCCGATCACACCCGCAGGCGAAGTCACGTCCGAGCGGGCGTTCGCGCAGGTCGCGCTGCACGTGGGGGGCGCGGTGACGGCGGTGGGTCACGTCCTGCCGGGCATGCTGGCCCGGGGTGCGGGCACGGTGCTGATCACGACCGGGGCGTCGTCGGTGGTGCCGGTCCCCGTGCTGGGCGACGTCGGTATCGCGATGGCGGGGCTGCGCAACTGGGCGCTGGGCCTGCGCGCGGCCGTCGCCGGGCGGGGCGTGCACGTCGCGACCGTCACGATCGCGACGCTGCTCGCGGCCGGCCACCCGGTGGGCGATCCGGACGCCGTCGCGTCGCGGTTCCTGGCGCTGGCCCGGGCGCCCGAGCGGGCCGAAGAGGTGGTCGGCGATCTCGACGAGGTCCGCCGCCTGGTGGGTTAG
- a CDS encoding winged helix-turn-helix transcriptional regulator, which translates to MLSETPDEDACAQVLGVISRIGNKWTMLVLGRLRTGPRHFGELRRSVTGISHRMLTLTLRDLEADGFVTRRADPPHVKYALTERGVRMLDSVLALAAIAIDKK; encoded by the coding sequence ATGCTCAGCGAAACGCCGGACGAGGACGCCTGTGCGCAGGTTCTCGGGGTGATCTCCCGGATCGGTAACAAGTGGACGATGCTGGTGCTCGGCCGGCTCCGCACCGGGCCACGACATTTCGGCGAGCTCCGGCGGTCGGTCACCGGCATCTCGCACCGCATGCTCACCCTGACCCTCCGCGACCTGGAAGCCGACGGGTTCGTCACGCGGAGAGCCGACCCGCCGCACGTCAAGTACGCGCTCACCGAGCGGGGCGTCCGGATGCTCGACTCCGTGCTCGCGCTCGCCGCGATCGCCATTGACAAAAAATAG
- a CDS encoding winged helix-turn-helix domain-containing protein produces the protein MRDVLYLDRVTQAETLLKPQRIEVLRRLAEPRSCTEVAAELDQTPQRVYYHVKRMLDADLVRQVAERRVRGISEGIYQAAARSYWLSPGLVGRIGPGRTRDRLSLGHLIDLMEDVQRDVAALDLTRPDLPSIGVSGEIRVRPEDRAAFLGELQRTLQDLFTRYGGAEGDAFRLAVACYPTGDPDDRV, from the coding sequence ATGAGAGACGTCCTGTACCTCGACCGCGTGACGCAGGCCGAGACCCTGCTCAAGCCGCAGCGCATCGAGGTGCTGCGGCGCCTCGCCGAACCCCGCTCGTGCACCGAGGTCGCCGCCGAGCTCGACCAGACGCCGCAGCGCGTCTACTACCACGTCAAACGGATGCTCGACGCCGACCTCGTGCGCCAGGTCGCCGAGCGCCGGGTGCGCGGCATCTCCGAGGGCATCTACCAGGCGGCGGCCCGCTCGTACTGGTTGTCGCCCGGCCTGGTGGGGCGGATCGGGCCGGGCCGCACCCGCGACCGGCTCAGCCTGGGCCACCTGATCGACCTGATGGAGGACGTCCAGCGGGACGTCGCCGCGCTCGACCTCACCCGGCCCGACCTGCCGTCGATCGGCGTCTCCGGAGAGATCCGGGTCCGTCCGGAGGACCGCGCGGCCTTCCTCGGCGAGCTGCAGCGGACCCTGCAGGACCTCTTCACCCGGTACGGCGGCGCCGAGGGGGACGCGTTCCGCCTTGCCGTCGCCTGCTACCCCACGGGAGACCCCGATGACCGAGTTTGA
- a CDS encoding SRPBCC family protein, translating to MTEFDLRLTAIVAAPPDAVHRALTDPAALRVWLAEHAEVDLPGRYAFWGRFTPDGAEPHQRLLHADERTLRFAWTVDGVETTTQFELAEDPEGTLVTLSQSDLPSFEDVIADRAGPRGALQTFWTLSIANLADHLSGRELTPKCDFTSTEFRAEMLIDAPPDEVFASMTEPEQFSRWSGATVGIEPHVGGRFAMGGFDTDPGGARFVEFEPGRKVTLRFADGMLDSWELAGSDGKTRLTVVQSGFDPTNPPHPGWAGWLGGLAALRRYHELPDRRPIWRGMEIAGLPEGLLATEQ from the coding sequence ATGACCGAGTTTGACCTGCGCCTGACCGCGATCGTGGCGGCCCCGCCGGACGCCGTCCACCGCGCGCTCACCGATCCGGCCGCGCTGCGCGTCTGGCTGGCCGAGCACGCCGAGGTCGACCTGCCCGGCCGCTACGCGTTCTGGGGCCGCTTCACCCCCGACGGCGCCGAGCCGCACCAGCGCCTGCTCCACGCCGACGAGCGCACCCTGCGCTTCGCCTGGACCGTCGACGGGGTCGAGACCACCACCCAGTTCGAGCTGGCCGAGGACCCCGAGGGCACGCTCGTGACGCTGAGCCAGAGCGATCTGCCGAGCTTCGAGGACGTGATCGCCGACCGGGCCGGGCCCCGCGGCGCCCTGCAGACGTTCTGGACGCTCTCGATCGCGAACCTCGCCGACCACCTCTCCGGCCGTGAGCTGACCCCCAAGTGCGACTTCACCTCGACCGAGTTCCGCGCCGAGATGCTCATCGACGCGCCGCCGGACGAGGTGTTCGCCTCGATGACCGAGCCGGAGCAGTTCAGCCGGTGGTCCGGCGCCACCGTGGGCATCGAGCCCCACGTCGGCGGCCGCTTCGCGATGGGCGGGTTCGACACCGACCCGGGTGGGGCGAGGTTCGTCGAGTTCGAGCCGGGCCGCAAGGTCACGCTGCGCTTCGCCGACGGCATGCTCGACTCCTGGGAGCTGGCCGGCTCGGACGGCAAGACGCGGCTCACCGTGGTGCAGAGCGGCTTCGACCCCACGAACCCGCCGCACCCGGGCTGGGCCGGCTGGCTGGGTGGCCTCGCCGCTCTGCGTCGCTACCACGAACTGCCCGACCGGCGTCCGATCTGGCGCGGGATGGAGATCGCCGGGCTGCCCGAGGGTCTGCTCGCTACGGAGCAGTAG
- a CDS encoding cupin domain-containing protein produces the protein MTDQFWFLGGKARILIPGESTGGAISVMEFTDTEKHAPPIHVHDHEDEVWTVLDGEITVFVGDERFTLTPGEVALGPKGVPHSYLVRSPVARLAVSFAPAGLEKWFSGNSSPVLAGDDVPAPFDIGSIVAAAEAFHLRVAGPPPTAP, from the coding sequence ATGACCGACCAGTTCTGGTTCCTCGGCGGCAAGGCCAGGATCCTGATCCCCGGCGAATCCACCGGCGGGGCGATCAGCGTGATGGAGTTCACCGACACGGAGAAGCACGCCCCGCCGATCCACGTCCACGACCACGAGGACGAGGTGTGGACGGTGCTGGACGGCGAGATCACGGTGTTCGTCGGCGACGAGCGTTTCACCCTCACGCCGGGGGAGGTGGCGCTCGGGCCCAAGGGCGTGCCGCACTCCTACCTGGTCCGTTCGCCGGTCGCGCGCCTCGCCGTCAGCTTCGCGCCCGCGGGGCTGGAGAAGTGGTTCTCCGGCAACAGCTCCCCGGTGCTGGCCGGCGACGACGTTCCCGCGCCGTTCGACATCGGGTCGATCGTCGCCGCGGCGGAGGCCTTCCACCTGCGTGTCGCGGGCCCGCCCCCTACTGCTCCGTAG
- a CDS encoding SDR family NAD(P)-dependent oxidoreductase — MNLHLYGKTAVVTGASKGIGLAIAQALVGEGAGVVTGSRQITPELKDLAAHASVHPVAVDLTDPDGPRTLIEAAVETYGGVDVLVNNVGAVHPRTGGFLSVSDADWTATLTVNLLVAVRTVRAALPSMLERGAGSIVTIASVNASLPDPLVIDYSAAKGALVNFSKALSKEVGPRGIRVNTVSPGPVSTELWLGDNGVAATVSRANSRSPEEIAAAAAADAVTGRFSTPAEVAALVLLLAGDRAENVTGADFVIDGGLTTSV; from the coding sequence GTGAACCTGCACCTGTACGGCAAGACCGCGGTGGTGACCGGCGCGAGCAAAGGCATCGGGCTGGCGATCGCGCAGGCGCTGGTCGGCGAGGGGGCCGGCGTCGTCACCGGGTCGCGTCAGATCACACCCGAGCTCAAGGACCTGGCCGCGCACGCGTCGGTGCACCCGGTCGCGGTGGACCTCACCGATCCGGACGGGCCGCGGACGTTGATCGAGGCGGCGGTCGAGACGTACGGCGGCGTGGACGTGCTGGTCAACAACGTCGGCGCGGTGCACCCGCGCACCGGCGGGTTCCTGTCGGTGAGCGACGCCGACTGGACCGCGACGCTGACCGTGAACCTCCTGGTCGCGGTGCGCACCGTGCGGGCCGCGCTGCCGTCGATGCTCGAGCGCGGCGCGGGTTCGATCGTGACGATCGCGTCGGTGAACGCGTCGCTGCCCGATCCGCTGGTGATCGACTACAGCGCGGCCAAGGGCGCGCTCGTCAACTTCTCCAAGGCACTGTCCAAGGAGGTCGGCCCGCGCGGGATCCGGGTCAACACGGTCAGCCCGGGCCCGGTGAGCACCGAGCTCTGGCTGGGCGACAACGGGGTCGCCGCCACGGTGAGCCGGGCCAACTCCCGGTCACCGGAGGAGATCGCCGCGGCCGCCGCGGCCGACGCGGTCACCGGCCGGTTCAGCACCCCGGCCGAGGTCGCCGCGCTGGTGCTGCTGCTGGCCGGCGACCGGGCCGAGAACGTCACCGGCGCCGACTTCGTCATCGACGGCGGTCTGACCACGAGTGTGTAG
- a CDS encoding alpha/beta hydrolase has translation MAPVLFLHGLWLHAESWAPWIDRFRSAGYDASAPGWPGDPDTVAQARANPDAIADHGIDDVVAHFAALIGTLPEKPILIGHSFGGMIAQKLLGQDLAVAAIAIDAAQIKGVLPVPLSALRATLPVFKNPANLHRAVSLTAEQFRFAFGNAIPAEESQELFDKWTIPAPGKPLFEAATANFNPHSPAAVDTHNELRGPLLLMTGGKDHTVPESVTRATLKQYRHSDAVTDLLDWPDRGHSLTIDHGWREVADACLEWLTKQGL, from the coding sequence ATGGCACCCGTACTCTTCCTCCACGGACTGTGGCTGCACGCCGAGTCGTGGGCTCCCTGGATCGACCGGTTCCGATCGGCCGGCTACGACGCCTCGGCGCCCGGCTGGCCCGGCGACCCGGACACGGTGGCGCAGGCGCGGGCGAACCCCGACGCGATCGCCGACCACGGCATCGACGACGTGGTGGCGCACTTCGCCGCGCTCATCGGCACGCTGCCGGAGAAGCCGATCCTGATCGGGCACTCGTTCGGCGGCATGATCGCCCAGAAGCTGCTGGGCCAGGACCTCGCGGTGGCGGCGATCGCGATCGACGCCGCCCAGATCAAGGGCGTGCTCCCGGTGCCGCTCTCCGCGCTGCGGGCCACGCTGCCGGTGTTCAAGAACCCCGCGAACCTCCACCGGGCGGTGTCGCTCACCGCCGAGCAGTTCCGCTTCGCGTTCGGCAACGCGATCCCGGCGGAGGAGTCGCAGGAGCTGTTCGACAAGTGGACGATCCCCGCGCCGGGCAAGCCGCTGTTCGAGGCGGCGACCGCGAACTTCAACCCGCACTCCCCGGCGGCCGTGGACACCCACAACGAGCTGCGCGGCCCGCTGCTGCTGATGACCGGCGGCAAGGACCACACCGTGCCCGAGTCGGTCACCCGGGCCACGCTGAAGCAGTACCGGCACTCGGACGCGGTCACCGACCTGCTCGACTGGCCCGACCGCGGTCACTCCCTGACCATCGACCACGGCTGGCGCGAGGTCGCCGACGCGTGTCTCGAATGGCTGACGAAGCAGGGGCTGTGA
- a CDS encoding helix-turn-helix transcriptional regulator, translating to MQGRLEERQLLDSFVERVRGGSSATLVLVGEAGIGKTRLLDGVAGAADGVRCARTGGAEAETHLGYAGLHRLLRPFLDRSDHLPDPQRTALATVFGRVGGPAPDLFLVGLATLTLLADVAADAPVVCLVDDAQWLDPESLAVLAFVGRRLDADGIGLLIGVRDDPAALAVLRGLPSHPVAGLTADDARRLVADTAPSRLDPHVADRIVAETGGNPLALLEVTGALTTEQLAGASVLPEHLPIGERLEAHFVRRVRVLPPDTRRLVLLLAAAPGDDEALLWRAAARLGVEPAALDPAISAGVVRGHTIRHPLIRSAVYADASPADRRAVHAALGHVTVRADRRAWHRAESVAGLDDTVADELENAASGARGGAARAAFWSRAAELTSDAPRRAERFLAAARTFVVIGDTAAAASRLDRATPWLTRPAARAAAQRVRASVEWYGSGVAARAPAILLDALSTFGPLDGPTARAMLWEAMTAGLLAGRYTEGVTLLDVARAAARLPPSDRPTVADRALDAFAARIAGDYARAAPLLRTAVATMRTEDFADGAGAEASVGSWAAIDLWDDDGLGAVLTRMEEFQRAQGALQGLNSTLSTVALWKVAIGRFAEAEAHHDEATELCAAMGLPPRGDAHRVELFAWQGREDQTRAAADLALRVWGAQLRYGVLEAHARYALVVLELGLGRYREALDAAERLLADDPPGEGNRVLADAVEAAVRAGDRAAARFAFDRLASRAPVSGTPWALGLLARCRALLADPGDAEALYKESIEQLDRTSVRTDLARTHLLYGEWLRRQGRRADARDQLRVAHERFTAMGAAAFATRAEHELRATGASVRKRTPAADVSLTAQELQVARLASRGATNAEIATRLFVTASTVEYHLNKTFRKLNITSRRQLAGVLDP from the coding sequence ATGCAGGGGCGGCTGGAGGAGCGTCAGCTCCTGGATTCGTTCGTCGAACGGGTCCGGGGCGGGTCGAGCGCGACGCTCGTCCTCGTCGGCGAGGCGGGTATCGGCAAGACCCGCCTGCTCGACGGCGTCGCCGGGGCCGCCGACGGGGTGCGGTGCGCGCGCACCGGCGGCGCGGAGGCGGAGACGCATCTGGGCTACGCCGGGCTCCACCGGCTGCTCCGCCCGTTCCTGGACCGCTCCGATCACCTTCCCGATCCCCAGCGCACCGCGCTGGCCACCGTGTTCGGCCGCGTCGGCGGGCCCGCTCCCGACCTGTTCCTGGTCGGGCTGGCGACGCTGACGCTGCTGGCCGACGTCGCCGCCGACGCACCGGTGGTCTGCCTGGTCGACGACGCGCAGTGGCTGGACCCGGAGTCGCTGGCCGTGCTGGCGTTCGTCGGGCGGCGGCTGGACGCCGACGGCATCGGCCTGCTGATCGGTGTCCGCGACGACCCGGCCGCGCTCGCCGTGCTGCGCGGCCTGCCGTCCCACCCGGTGGCCGGGCTCACCGCCGACGACGCCCGGCGGCTGGTCGCGGACACCGCCCCGAGCCGGCTCGATCCGCACGTCGCGGACCGCATCGTCGCCGAGACCGGCGGCAACCCGCTCGCGCTGCTGGAGGTGACCGGCGCGCTCACCACCGAACAGCTCGCCGGCGCTTCGGTGCTGCCGGAGCACCTGCCGATCGGCGAACGGCTGGAGGCGCACTTCGTCCGCCGGGTACGGGTGTTGCCGCCGGACACGCGGCGGCTGGTGCTCCTGCTCGCCGCTGCCCCCGGCGACGACGAGGCGCTGCTCTGGCGGGCCGCCGCCCGGCTCGGCGTGGAGCCCGCGGCGCTCGACCCGGCGATCTCGGCCGGGGTCGTCCGCGGGCACACGATCCGGCACCCGCTCATCCGCTCCGCGGTCTACGCGGACGCCTCCCCGGCGGACCGGCGCGCGGTGCACGCGGCGCTCGGCCACGTCACCGTGCGCGCCGACCGCCGCGCCTGGCACCGCGCCGAGTCGGTGGCCGGGCTGGACGACACGGTCGCCGACGAACTGGAGAACGCCGCGTCGGGCGCCCGGGGCGGCGCGGCGCGGGCGGCGTTCTGGTCCCGCGCCGCCGAGCTGACGTCGGACGCCCCGCGGCGCGCGGAGCGCTTCCTCGCGGCGGCACGCACGTTCGTCGTCATCGGCGACACGGCCGCGGCCGCGAGCCGGCTCGACCGGGCGACGCCGTGGCTCACCCGGCCGGCCGCGCGGGCCGCGGCCCAGCGCGTGCGGGCGAGCGTGGAGTGGTACGGCAGCGGCGTCGCGGCGCGGGCCCCGGCGATCCTGCTCGACGCGCTGAGCACGTTCGGTCCGCTGGACGGCCCCACGGCCCGGGCGATGCTGTGGGAGGCGATGACCGCCGGTCTGCTCGCCGGGCGCTACACCGAGGGGGTCACGCTGCTCGACGTCGCCCGGGCCGCGGCGCGCCTGCCCCCGAGCGACCGGCCGACCGTGGCCGACCGCGCGCTCGACGCGTTCGCGGCCCGGATCGCCGGCGACTACGCGCGGGCCGCGCCGCTGCTGCGTACCGCGGTCGCGACGATGCGTACCGAGGACTTCGCGGACGGCGCGGGCGCGGAGGCGTCGGTAGGTTCGTGGGCCGCGATCGACCTCTGGGACGACGACGGGCTCGGTGCCGTCCTCACCCGGATGGAGGAGTTCCAGCGGGCGCAGGGCGCGCTGCAGGGTCTGAACAGCACGTTGTCCACGGTGGCGCTGTGGAAGGTCGCGATCGGCCGGTTCGCCGAGGCCGAGGCGCACCACGACGAGGCCACCGAGCTGTGCGCGGCGATGGGGCTGCCGCCGCGCGGCGACGCGCACCGCGTCGAACTGTTCGCCTGGCAGGGCCGGGAGGACCAGACGCGGGCCGCGGCCGACCTGGCCCTGCGGGTGTGGGGAGCCCAGCTGCGCTACGGGGTGCTGGAGGCGCACGCCCGGTACGCGCTCGTCGTCCTGGAGCTCGGGCTCGGGCGCTACCGCGAGGCGCTGGACGCCGCCGAGCGTCTGCTCGCCGACGATCCGCCCGGTGAGGGCAACCGCGTTCTGGCCGACGCGGTGGAGGCGGCCGTCCGGGCCGGTGACCGGGCGGCGGCGCGGTTCGCGTTCGACCGGCTGGCCTCGCGGGCACCGGTGAGCGGGACGCCGTGGGCGCTCGGCCTGCTGGCCCGGTGCCGGGCGCTGCTGGCCGATCCCGGTGACGCCGAGGCGCTCTACAAGGAGTCGATCGAGCAGCTGGACCGCACGTCGGTGCGGACCGATCTCGCCCGCACGCACCTGCTCTACGGCGAGTGGCTGCGCCGACAGGGCCGCCGGGCCGACGCCCGCGACCAGCTGCGCGTCGCCCACGAGCGGTTCACCGCGATGGGCGCGGCCGCGTTCGCGACCCGCGCCGAGCACGAACTGCGCGCGACCGGAGCGTCGGTACGCAAACGCACGCCCGCGGCCGACGTCAGCCTGACCGCGCAGGAGCTGCAGGTGGCGCGCCTCGCGAGCCGGGGAGCCACGAACGCGGAGATCGCGACCCGGTTGTTCGTGACCGCGTCCACGGTCGAGTACCACCTGAACAAGACGTTCCGGAAGCTGAACATCACCTCCCGGCGGCAGCTGGCTGGGGTGCTCGACCCGTAG